The following is a genomic window from Anas acuta chromosome 3, bAnaAcu1.1, whole genome shotgun sequence.
AGGAAGGGACCTTACAGGAGCAAATACAGTTATCATCATGATAAGGATATTAACCTAGGGATGGATTCCCAATGCTCTGATCCCTGAGCATTGAGGCTACAAGTGTTGAATTCAGTGGACTGAAGCCTGAGTAGAACTGAGTGAAACCATGAAGAGACTGAAAAGGAAACATCAAGCTCAACTCAGGTaaggaaaatgctttaaaaaatgtaaagatatGATGAATTTGGCGTATCCCTCTCCGAAACACTGTTCTAATTTTAAACAGTCTATTGTACTGTGCTGTTGATAGCCTTGTGTGAGCCATCTAAGGCTCAGCCAATGCTGCTGCATGATCAGTAAAGAGACAATGCTACCACACACAGGGTTATTTGGATTAGTGAATACCATACGCAAGTAAATCATCTGCCAGATGGCATTGGAAGAAAGCTGCAACTCTCTCACTTTCATTTCCACAGCAGCAAACAATGTtccatgtttaaaataaactctTCCAGATGAGTAAAAGATAAACGTTGTGGTGCTTTTTGTTGGTCTTCTCTTtgacttcagcttttttctttaaaaaaaaaaaaaaaaaaaatcatctggttggttatattaatgaaaaaatccCAATTTAGACCACCATAGTACAAAGCTGTCCCTCTAGGCAGCATCAAAATTCCAGGCTATTTACtgaacaaaaggcaaaaatgaaatacaatattttcaCTCATCAACTTCTGTCAACAGAACCCTTAAAAATGAACACCTACCACACTAAGCCATTTCCTGTCATTTTATAGGTTTTCCATAGTGAAGAACTGTGCTGCTTTGTTGAAACATGgttgttttcacattttcttctgatgttttaatttttttttcttttttttctttttttttttccccacatagCAGGTATCCAGAATtaatcaagcaaacaaaaccctcagaaactgaaaataaaaataaatgtcataaaACGTTTCTAAttattctttttgatttttaggGTTGCCTCCCTTGAATCTGTAAGCACATTATCTTTTATTCAGTTCTAATGTCCCAGGACCCTAGTCATAGCTTTGCTTCTGAGACAGAATtagtttttaatataatttggCCACTGCATAAAATGTGAAGTTatgttttttgaaaatctcTGCTTATAGCATAATTTTATGGACAAATACCTCCATGATGTAGACTTACATGCTTTTACAATGTCAGTCAAGATGCATCTGAAACACCTTTACGCCTCTGAAGATTTCCACTAGGGCAGACcgaaaacaaagaaaattaaattgatgAAAAGATATCTTCTTCCACCTTCTCTTCAAATATTGTCGACACCTGGTAGAGTCTCAAGCAACTTGAACTACTATGGACCTCAATCGGTTAAAGGATCTCAGCCCTTCAGAATAACAAATGAGTGTCAACTTGCTATATTTAACCCATGGGCTACACTTACAACACTGTCTCTAGGGCTTGATGAAGTCTAAAATACTAATCTGTATACACTGGGGAAGGTGTTTCTCTCTATGAATgagtataaaaaatattatcaaaCCTACTCATTGCAGTGTAAGTAGGTTCTGGGCCTTCAGGCATGGCACTTGCCTTTTGGAGTTCATGACTCCTGTCTTGAAGCCTCTAGAAAGATCCTGACATCACTTGTCTCAGGAGTAGATGGGATTTGTTGAGTGGATGGTCATGCTGTGATTTAGGAGGATAATGGCCTAATGTTAAGTAAAGTTGCAACAAGACTCTGATAAACTGAAATAGTATCACTCATCACCAAAAAGCAATCCAGGTGCCAAACTGACACATGCCCCAACAGCTGCAGAGATGGGATGTCATTTTgggacagaaaaacagatatttatGGAGAATGTTCCAAGacatttaatatatacataacCTTCATCCCACCCCCACAACATAGTTTGcgaactattaaaaaataaaaataaaaatgccacaCATACACAGAACTGCATAAAGCGTCATTCATCGAGCTTGAATGAGTCACCATCCAACCGACTATAAGAGCTCTGCTGCCCAAAGCTAAAGCCAGATCAGAATCAGCAAAACTATTTAGGTGTCTGACTCCCAACACTTTTAGTGGGACTAGAATTTCAGACTGCTTGCTTTGGCCTTGAAGCAATGGAAAGATCTCAGTACCTTGCTAAACTGAATATCATAGACTTCAAGGATGTGACACCTTTTGAAATTTTCATGGCAAATAAGCTATCAGTTCCTTCCCTATATTGTTTAATTAAGTTTTggccttttgttttgttttgttttgcttttacattatttgggaagaaatgtaaatgtaaatgtaaatgtaaatgtaaatgttaaatgtaaaaagaaaggGATTTCAACCTTTTAGGTGGTTTGTGTGCCAGCCTTCCCCAAAATAAGCAATTAGGAAAGCATTCCTTTCTCCATGCTACGTAGGTCTTTTGGAATCAATTAAATATTCAAATCTAATGTCTCTGATCTGAATCCAGCTACAACAGGTGTGAGGCTGCTAGTGGTAGCTAAAGTGGTAAGCAAAAAGTCTAGAGGGAGGTTGTCATTTTCTGTTATGAGAAATAGCAGCACTGTTCTGGGACagatcaaaaataataattcaactGTGTAGGCCTCCTGGATCTTTTTGCAAGTCAACTACCTTCTAAGTGATTAGTTTGGAAAAAGTTAAGTGAAAAAGGGAACAGGCCtcccattttaaaattatttgtatgaCTCTTGcaagctgtttattttctttatagccTTAGGTGGAAAGAAATTAAGTATGCTTGAAGTGGGAAATATTCGcatttttaagcaaaagcaTAATCATACTGCACACTCCCAGGGCTAAGGCTTTGAAGGCTGTGAAGCATTCACATAGTAGGAAGCTTAGGCAAACCAGGCAACCactgaaaaaagagaagagagcttaaatacttctgtttttattgcatCATGGAAAAACTGATCATTTATCTAATTAAGATGGAGAATTTTTACTGTAGAACTCCTGCTGGGTTTATGAGCTTGCCTGCTGCTTTGGCTATAGTGCCTGAAAGAGCAGTGTTGTCCCTTTGCCTAGGGATAGATGTTGGCCTTTGTGGCAAGGTAAAGAGAGTAAATTAGTGACAgaacatgtcttttttttctttattattattattttttaacatacatAAGTCTCTCTTTACTTAAGCAGATATGgtatataaattaaatacatgcaACTGCAATTTAGCATGCTTTCAGAAACCTAATTCATAAGAGCTAGCTTGTAAGCTTGTAGTTAGGGGCTGGGactgagaataaataaattaaaaaatataaaataaaatctttcctcAAACTCTTGTTCTAAAGAGGAATAAATTATGCTGAAGCAGTTAAAAATGTTCCACTTAACACACTTGATGCCTGTTTCCCTCAATTATTACATGGAaatgtttccttccttcagcTGTGCCTGCAAGTTTCCCAGCTGCAAAAGCAGATAATGGATATGGCAACCTGAATAAAACTCGAGCACCTGAGTGCACCACTCAGACCAAGCCCAATGCCCCACATCTCATCACACACCAAGTCCATGTGGGAGGCAGTAGCCCCTGTCATACCAACAGCCCACTCTCCTCTCCCTTCAGTTCCTCAGTAAATTGTTCACAGCTCTTCCTGTCAGTCTTTCAAAAACAAGGGATTAAATTGCACCCGCACGTGTCCACACACACACTCGtgtacacttttaaaataacccATCTAGAGTATAGTTAGTTAGTCTGCAATGTTGCTGCAGTATGAAACTCGATCACTGAGAAATGGGGCCATGTGCAAGCATTTCTAGTCATTGCTGGGATGGACCTCAGGCTGCAGTGGGGAAAGTTGGCAAACAGGCAAACAGGTGAATTGCTGTTGTGGCCCTCCGCATCTCAGCTGTGACCCCAAAAAGGCATTTCACctgcaaaaagcaaaaggacAAGGGCTACTTTCTCAAGAGTGACTGTGCCCTGAACACATCCCAGCCAGCTTTTAAACCACCAGGGCACAGGTGCTGATCCAGCACAGCTGGTGGATCAAAAATCAAATGCTCAAAGTCTAATAATTTATGCAAGACGGATGAAGGTACATTTGGCTGTTGAAAGTGTTGGCTATGTTTACCAGAGACCTCAATAAAATCTTAACCTCAGATGTGGCCTCCATGCATATCTGTAACGTACTTACTAGCAGTGCAATCAGCCTCGATACCTACCTGTGAAAGCTGTTGTTTTGCATTTCCCTGGTCTTTACATGTTATCCCTGGTTACTGTCTGCCTCCTTCAcctcttattttttccatgcttaATTCTTAATGGAAAATAAGCTTAATTTCAGAGTGATGGTGTTCATATAATGGTGTTCATGTGGTGGTGACAGTGAAGGGAGGCAACTGAAATGTGTCCTGGTTTTGACTTTACCACACCAGACAGCTCTGGATTAGTTTACAGAACAGTAACATGCAGAGCTTGCCACACCTTTCTGTAGGCACTGTAGTATTGGGGTGAAGTGTGAAGTTGTTGGAACAAGACACTGATCCCTCTACCAACCTCTGCCATTCAGCAGCCAATCATCACATCACAGATATATATTTGAGCTTACTAAGATCCTATGTAGTATTGTATTGTATTCTTTCTCAGCCAAAATGCTAATCTAGATTGAATCAGCAGCCCTAACCACACATTGAAATAAAGTCTTTGGTTTTGCACTTACATTTTTCAAGACCTGTTGACCTATGTGGTCTCAAATTCCTAGATGCTaccagaataacaaaagcatcACATAAATAAACAGTAACAGCAGTCTCAAAAGAGTAATCAAAGCTTAGTCCACTGAGACTAAGTTAAATTCAACCTTGAAAGTGACAAATGTTActgatgttgaaaaaaaataaaatttatattttggtGCCAGAGATTCTAACAATCCatcctttcaaaatgttttcaggcAATATTTTCAGGCATATTATATTCCATTAAGAGTATCATGTGATTACTCTCCTGGTCTGGAACAAGGACTTTAATCTAGATATGATTACAGGAATGTAATCACCTTCCAACAAAGGCTCTTATTTCTGCaatgtttcaaaagaaaaaaacacctggtAGATGTATGAGGCATTACATGTTATAGAGTCATACCATACAGCTGGTATTTATTATTCCACATCTCTTGTCTGTACACCTGCACCTTTGCTGTTTTGAAGGCCAGGGTATATCATATGCTGATCATTcagtctgaaaaatatataatcttCTTCTGTTCAGGGCAGTTCTTTACCACAGCACTTCCAGACTTGTCATCTTCTCCATTCTCCACCTTTGCACCTAAGGCTTTCCTCTCAAGAGGCATACACAGGTTTCAGCACTGGAACAATGTAGTAGCATTAGTTCAGTATTGTTACAGTAGTACTGAGAACACAAACCCAAGTTTGGCTCAGCTCTTCTGCATCTTCACTCTTGTTCTTTGGCAGGTGAAGTACACCATGTTGTTTTGATTAAGATAACGTGCAGTTCATGAAAACAGTTTCTCATTTTACTGTTATCCCGCATTCTAGAAGTATTAATGAACTTTTAATTCTTTAGCTGTTTCAAGTGCTCTGCATACAGCTATTTCATAGAATAATATCAaacattcaggttggaaaagacctctgagatcatgtagtccaacctttaacctagcaaTGAAAAGCCCACCACAAAGCCATGCTACTAAattctacatctacacatttctaaagacctctagggatggtgactcaaccacttccctgggcagcctgttccaatgccaaacaaccctttcagtgaagatatTTCTCCTAAAACCCAACCTAAAtcacccctggcacaacttgaggccatttctcctcatcttatcacttggtggttgggagaagagcccaatccccacctcactacaggAACTACAACATTCAACGTAATTGCAAAGTACAATGAGGTGTgtcctgagccttcttttctgaACCGCAAAGTCCAGAGCAGAACAGCAGAACCTTCTCTATGCCTGTTACCTGTTTCCCTCTGGCATTACTTGAGAACTTTGATCAACactcaagaaaatgttttgacagCACACCCATCTCTACACCTTGCCTTACAGTGAGCAGTACAAAGCTCAGCATGTTACAGGATCTTAGAAACGTGCTGAGTTTCATAGCGTGTGTTGTGGTTTTCTGGAACACCACCTTCCTCCCCCACCCACGCCACTGGCCCAGAGCAGGACCATGGTGGCAAAGGGCAAGGACATGTAAGGCCACTGCCCTGTGCAGAAGCTCCAGCAGGGTAAGACCCTGAGTAAACAACCAGAGACAGGATCTCAACAACTGGGTTGCTACATGAAGGGTAGATCTGATATGTATTTACAGGTAAGTAAAAAGGGTCTATTAAATATGCCATGTATTATTAATATTGGTTTCCTTGAATAATATTTATCAAGATAAATCACTCCACTTCATTCTTCCATATTCTATATACTCTGAATTAACTGCTAGaccagtttatttaaaaaaaaaaaaaagccataaatgTCAGTATGAATCCATTAATTATATCaacttcctcctcccccccaaaaaaaaataaattaattatagCTTCAtgtaatatctttttttttttttttttaatttatttgaagttcattttatttctaactCTATGCAGCAGAGGGTCCCTAAACTGACACAGGTGAATCTTCTACCTTTGAAACAAAGCTACTGCATCAAGACCAGTGGTTGTATCTTCCACGATGAATGAATAAGTGCtaactcttttattttaaaagattttttattaaagattCATTAAACTGTAtgagacatttttttctaatctcaTTACCAAGTTAAAGTGCCATCAGTAAAGCCAAACACACAGCAAGAAACATATTCTCTTCAGTTTATCTGGTTGAAGTCTTGTGAACTTTGCATGGACACAACTCATGACATGCAAAGCCCTATCGAGACCACAAGACATGTCaactacatttttaatgaaacgTAAGCAGTCCACGTATCAAGAAATAGCCAGTTCATcatatgtgaaaataaaagtacagCTTGTACAACAGTGTATACACTCAGTGAATGGCAGTTACAGTACTCGAAAAAAAGCCAACTTTGTGCTTCACAGCTAAACTGTATACATCTTAATAATTTTGTTCACTGAAGCATTTGGCTAATGACAAGTCTTTGAATGGCACTCAGGCCTAATGATTACAGTGCAAGATACCAGTAAAACTGTTTACTCCAGTTTTCGCTGTAATGgctcaaaaagacaaaaatcttaGTGTCAGGATCTCTTCTTAAAACTGCTTTACAGGAAAAGCATTTCACCATCAACACCCTGCATTGTCCAGTCTGACTACGAAGTAGTAGAACATGACAAATAGGCATATACACTGCAAAACACAGTtctgtttaatatttatttgtagaaCATGAATTTCTGAACAGATTTAATCAGAAATATTCACACCCTCAAACTTTATTGaagatttttcttgaaagaCTGCACCCATTAAATAAAGGTTattctttgtttcaaaacagaGTTCCAGCATAAACCACTCCTCTATTAAATCTGAGCATTAACCTGTGTTTCCACAGTATTTAAAGTGAGAATTACACCCTTCCAAATACATATTGCATAGTTATCTGCATTCCTTTTTAGCAGATACCCCAGCGCTTATTTCAATAATCCAACCATCACTTCACTGATATCCCACAACTTTCTTGCAACCAAGTCatccatggctttgggcaggaGTTCCTCCTCTTTGCAGTCCCCAAAATATTTCCCTGACACACCTTCAACCTCAGGAGAAGAGGCCAAATAAATAGAAGTTTGGGCTCCTTCCAGAGGTGTTTTGAAGAAAGCCCACGACACCAAATTGAACAGGGGTTTTGCCAGCAAAGGAATATTCACATGCCTGCCTAAATTTGTTCTGACAATCCCAGGATGAAGCGAATTGACAGTGACTCCTGTCCCTTCCAATCGACGTGCTAGCTCCCTTGCAAATAATATATTAGCCAGTTTACTCCGGCTataacaaaagcttttattataACTTATTTCACTGTTCAAGTCTTCAAAGTTGATTTCTCCGTATTTGTAAAGCTTTGAGGATACTACCACAATCCTGCTTGGAGCAGAATTTTTGAGGAGGCCCAGAAGAAGGTTGGTAAGTAAGAAGTGACCCAAGTGGTTTACGCCGAATTGCATCTCAAAACCATCCTCTGTCTTCATGTATGGACACTGGAATATCCCTGCATTATTTATCAGAACATCCAGCCTTGGCTCTTCCtttaaataggaaagaaaaacatcattcAGTTTTATAATGCAAAACATACTATTATGCTTAATATTTCTCATTAGACACCATTAGAGGGAAATAACTTAATTTCTAGTTTTCTAAATTGCAACTTTCCAATAGTCCCTAaattgttactgaaaaaaaaaaaaaaaaaaaaaaaaaaagctaccacTAAACCAAACATTTGACTCCAGCAGGATGCAGGTACATGAAAGCAGGTCTGTTCAACTTTTAATGTGTGCAGACAACACAACATCTGTTTCTCCGGGAACAGCTTTCTATAGGAATTCAGTGGTATTTTATCTTTgtgatgcattttgttttcctctaaaaaAGTAACCTCCTTATTATACTTGGAAAAGTAGACACATTCATGCATGATAATCGTTTATGACAAACCTCAGCCGTAGGCAAGGGTTCTACCACAAAAGTTATACAGATATAGAACAAAAAACGTTATCTCAAAGAACTAACGTCACTGTTGAAGAGAACCTGTCATATTGCAAGCCCATCATCTCACTGGGAAGATGTAAtgaaaaaatttgaaaaacaacGTTCTCATGATTTTAAACACTATCTCATTCGAATATATTTCATTGCGCTGCTTGGTGCAAATTACAGAGCAGAACTCATGATAGAAGAGCAACATTCATGATTCTAACTGAGCAGGTTTCATACATTTGTTTAATTTGATTTGTTTAATAGGTAAACTCAATAAATGTCTACGGGACTGAAGCTTCGAATTTTTATGATATGCTCAGCACATGCTGCTTGATGGATCAATATTCTGGTTCAGACTGAGAGCAGTCAATCAGGATATCAGTCGCATCAGGAAATACAAGTAATTAACACAGAAGGTGGTGAGGATAATTCAAACGTACATTATATACTTCATGTTCCAGGATCCACTCAAAAACTGAAAGCTTTCCAAATTAACCAAAACAATGAATTCTTCAAAAAATACAGGTTAAACTAAGCTGCCCAAATAACCTCTGAATTCAGCGATTTCACCCATATCTAAAGTGTCACAGGAAACTTATGTTTACATGACTCAGATGCAAAAGTATTAATTCGCCTAACACAAAAAGCAGCGtgagttttctttgctgctaaTTCTTTAAAACTAATGTAGGCAAGCACAGATCACTTCAGGTAATTTTGATGATAAAAATAGAGAATCTCAAGACAAATTTTATACCATTTGCCTTTTATTTGACTATCATTTGGCGGCAAAGATACGGAGAGCAAAACACAAATTTTCACTTGGCATTCAATTAATGATGGCTGGCATTTGACACCACAAAACATCAAGTAATTCAGCCTCTGGTTTCTGCAGAACTTGATGTTTCCCAGTGTTTCACATAATTACAAAAGCATGATCTGAAGAGCATCAAAAACAATTCTCCTCACCCAAAGGGACATAATGGTATCTATCACTAAGCAAGAGAAGCACTGAACAAGTGTCTTACTGCAGATTTGCTGACTGAAGCGCTATTACTTCCTTTAGAGAACATTGTTTTAGAAACTTTTCACACCACCTGACCAGAGGATTCATTTCACAAGAATTAACACTGCAAGAAGGACTTCCACTTGTGCTATTTTCTGAGGCTCCTACATTTAATAATCCAGAGTAATGTGATCAACGCCAAGCAGGCAGCTACTATGACCAAGAACATCAGAGTACAAAACATTGCTTTGACAGGCAGTGCTATTCTTTGTGGCTTCTGAGCTTGCttccattttctgcatttttccatgGAGCCCTCCAACATATCCAAGTCATTTTTTTGCAATGAGGCTAAGGAGTGAAAGACGTAATCTCGCAGTTTTGGAATGGAAAGCTCCCACAAAGTTAGGCTGTGGGAGTGCACTGTTCCCCCATCCTGACAATATTTAAGCCTTTTCACCCCCATCCTGATGATCTTTAAGTATTCTTCAtctcaaaacacacacaaacaacacaaaaatatccccatcaaccaaacaaccaaaggaaaaaaaaaaaaaaaaaaaaaaaaacacaaccaactcAACTCCAAAAAGCAGACACAGGTTCACAGAAGACAAATAAGGTGAACTTGAATGTAACAGCTTCTTGAACTCACATTTGTTGTTATTCAGCTGCTTTGgggattattttgaaaataaaacttaaaatgcaCCTGTGAGCAGCACTCTGCAAATACATTCACTCTCTCTTTCACTATCCATTTCTCATTTACAGGCATTTCTACTGGCTTTACCAATGAAGAATGGAtaataaatttacatttttggaTATTCTGTACTACAGAAGATATAATTTTATAGGTTAAACAGTAAGTTTCTGGTCTAGTGTTTTATATCATTTTGTATATATGCCTATTTTcacaaaatactgaagtaaCATTAGATCTTATAACTAGATTCATATATATGATTACATATGATTACATAGAGCTCCACCAGAGCTCTTTTGACTTTTTCGGGTATTTAAGTTTTACAACAGTTCTTTGAAAGTTAATACAATATAGTCTCtctccattttcatttctcacaACTGCACTTGAGCATCTTTCAATAAGCAGTGCACCACGTGGCAGAACTGACTATGCCTGGTTTCCTACGACCTTGTGTCTCATGGTTTGCACTGCTAGATGTGATGAGAGTCCCAGCTGAAGCTTTTCATTGGAGTGGAATGGCTCTAATGGTGCCTCCCAGTACTCTCTGGTGTCTAATGGTACTGTTGAACTCATATTGCAACATTTCCATCAGGAGAACTGACTGGATGTCTCTgatcttaaacttttttttttttttcttccaggaaatttggagaaaatatatatattacaaaacaTCTGACCACTAAACTCAGCTACTGTTGGCAAGAGATGCAAAATGTGTGGGAGTCTGGTGTTGCTGAGAAGACAGCAGGATGGATGCAGTTGCGAGCAGTTCACTCATGAACCTTTACTGCTATGGGGATAAGGCTATGCTGTAATGTCAACTTAAAGGCAAATTAgttcagaacagaaaagcagggaaaagggaatgttttatgtttctcaaaaaataaaaagtttcatttGCAGTACTAGAACAGCCTGAACAAATAcgaatcatagaatggcttgggttggaagggacccctaAGATCATCCAGTTttaaccccctgccatgggcaaggactCCACTCACTAGATCAcgttgcccagggcctcatccaacctggctgATACTTCCAGGGACagggtatccacagcttctctgggcaacctgttccagtgcctcagcaccctcacagtgaagaatttcttcctgatgtctgcTTTAACTTGACCCTCTTTTAGCTCAATACCATtcttccttgtcctgtcattgtctgaCCGAGCAAAGAGTCACTCCCCATCTTTTtcataagccccctttaagttctgaaaggctgcaataaggtcaccccggagccttctcttctccaggccgcacatccccagctctctccgCCTTTATTCGTAGCAGAGCTGCTCCGGCCACGACCTTTAAGCTTCGAGCAGCCAGCACAGCGCGTCCCACTTACTGACACCACCCCGCACCCCAGGGCCGAGTGCGGGCAGgcgggggagagggggggggctCCCCTTGAACCCCTCTACCCCCGGCAGGGCCCGTACCTGGAGGACCTGTCGGCAGAAGTCCCGCACGGAGCTGAGCGAGGCCAGGTCGAGCTGCCGCACCACCAGCTCCCCGCCGCCCTCGGCCGCCTCCCGCTCGCCCAGCTCGGCTCGGATCTCGCTGGCCGCCCGCTCCGCCCGCGCCCGGTCCCGGCAGCCCATGATGACCCGGGCCTTCATCCGCAGCAGCTCGGCGGCCACCGCCCGGCCCAGCCCGCTGTTGGCCCCGGTGATGATCACCGTCTTGCCCCGCATGGAGGCCCCGGAGCcggcgccgggccgggccgcgggcCGCAGCCAGCgccaggctgccagcagcaggcctccccccagcaccgccgccgccgctacCGCTGCGGCCATGGGAGCGGGCCCCGCGTTAGGCTCGGCCGCTGGGCATTGTGGGGGTTGTAGTCGTGCAGGGGCTTGGTGAGCCCTGAAACCTCCCGGGACTATCGCGGAATATCCCGAGATGGAGGGATAGTCGA
Proteins encoded in this region:
- the RDH14 gene encoding retinol dehydrogenase 14 — translated: MAAAVAAAAVLGGGLLLAAWRWLRPAARPGAGSGASMRGKTVIITGANSGLGRAVAAELLRMKARVIMGCRDRARAERAASEIRAELGEREAAEGGGELVVRQLDLASLSSVRDFCRQVLQEEPRLDVLINNAGIFQCPYMKTEDGFEMQFGVNHLGHFLLTNLLLGLLKNSAPSRIVVVSSKLYKYGEINFEDLNSEISYNKSFCYSRSKLANILFARELARRLEGTGVTVNSLHPGIVRTNLGRHVNIPLLAKPLFNLVSWAFFKTPLEGAQTSIYLASSPEVEGVSGKYFGDCKEEELLPKAMDDLVARKLWDISEVMVGLLK